The Methanocella arvoryzae MRE50 genome includes a region encoding these proteins:
- a CDS encoding DUF192 domain-containing protein: MTLRKSDGTVIATRVEHAGTPVRQMIGLMFRRSIPEEYALILDMHWEQYIGIHMLFVPFPIDLLYLDSNRQIVDLRHMRAWTGIATSKKPARYAIEMPAGNIERKSLKIGDALEW, encoded by the coding sequence ATGACGCTGAGAAAAAGCGATGGCACGGTCATCGCCACCAGAGTCGAGCACGCCGGGACTCCGGTCAGACAGATGATCGGCCTCATGTTCCGCCGCTCGATACCGGAGGAGTACGCACTCATTTTGGACATGCACTGGGAGCAGTACATAGGTATCCACATGCTTTTCGTGCCCTTTCCGATCGATCTTTTGTACCTTGATAGTAACAGGCAGATAGTAGACCTCCGGCACATGCGGGCCTGGACCGGTATCGCCACCTCGAAGAAACCCGCGCGCTATGCTATCGAGATGCCTGCGGGGAATATTGAGCGCAAGAGCTTGAAAATCGGGGACGCGCTCGAATGGTGA
- a CDS encoding sarcinarray family MAST domain-containing protein, with protein sequence MGREERGLRGGTYVAMIRSLLYTFLLLLAVISLSSSDVDARSIKAYFNCQEATVENVSLQVGEPFTVDLYMTPDGDSFAYATLMEPGYTNAYGSISGDPMWDTLTRRCNESGPAHFSWVLAANDNWVNGTAPVNIHCQLNREGDTRPYALAYFTVVEARILPAESDTEKPVSPAQASAVPAWAGFLVLVSISLLKIKRDGRT encoded by the coding sequence ATGGGACGAGAAGAGCGAGGGCTTCGAGGAGGCACCTACGTGGCCATGATCAGAAGCCTGCTCTACACTTTTCTGCTGCTTCTGGCAGTAATCTCGCTGTCATCTTCCGATGTGGACGCCCGGAGCATCAAGGCTTATTTCAACTGCCAGGAAGCCACAGTCGAAAACGTATCGCTGCAGGTCGGGGAGCCTTTCACCGTTGACCTCTACATGACCCCGGACGGCGATAGCTTCGCCTACGCCACACTGATGGAGCCCGGGTACACTAACGCATACGGGAGCATCTCTGGCGACCCCATGTGGGATACCCTCACCAGAAGGTGCAACGAGTCTGGCCCGGCCCATTTTAGCTGGGTACTGGCAGCCAACGATAACTGGGTGAACGGCACGGCGCCGGTCAATATTCACTGCCAGTTGAACCGTGAGGGTGATACAAGACCCTATGCGTTAGCCTACTTCACTGTTGTAGAAGCCAGAATCCTGCCGGCCGAAAGTGATACCGAAAAACCGGTATCTCCGGCGCAAGCCAGCGCTGTTCCTGCATGGGCTGGTTTTCTAGTTCTGGTCTCTATCTCACTACTAAAAATAAAAAGGGATGGCCGTACTTAG
- the dmpI gene encoding 4-oxalocrotonate tautomerase DmpI gives MPVITIETTPLTGEQKEQLITGFTKVASEVTGLPASTIIVVIHEPPADNFGVGGAQLSKMQH, from the coding sequence ATGCCAGTCATCACTATCGAAACAACTCCGCTTACCGGAGAGCAGAAAGAGCAGCTGATCACAGGCTTTACCAAAGTTGCCAGTGAAGTGACCGGTCTCCCGGCCTCGACGATCATCGTCGTCATCCACGAGCCGCCCGCGGACAACTTCGGCGTGGGCGGGGCCCAGCTGTCTAAGATGCAGCATTAA
- a CDS encoding DUF7284 family protein, translated as MKDDRAYSTTVDALLFLVMVSACAVILSPVIMGHSMERASTDRNLRELATAAIVTMETEKVDYFEYRILGDVADQIATYGGINATNDFLYKEITRSVLGRGSRHRTVMDLAAEDAACQFVMRYGNDTLRLNPLTTEYDQQIRLLVDKAVRSRVDQRFGYEFTLRWMPFAGVPLEGSVTAGRPHPPGAMSIQTFVTMPYTTKITMAGLRNLNEPDLASINESIVAYRSDNDSAKLQAGIHESLQRCLANSTRAEVQEIWGNTLGSPRAEDRRIDPASALEAFSTNPTSADTHALDVRSMGEDAIVQAVVFQNRDSLNALAASCAAEIVQNGSDYPAIEQKILSWLLTRYEPSRARVTMSVWVGG; from the coding sequence ATGAAAGACGATCGAGCATATTCCACCACCGTGGATGCGCTGCTATTCCTGGTCATGGTATCCGCCTGCGCTGTCATCCTCAGCCCTGTTATCATGGGTCATAGCATGGAGCGCGCATCGACCGACAGGAACCTTCGGGAACTGGCAACGGCCGCTATAGTTACCATGGAGACGGAAAAGGTGGACTACTTCGAATACCGCATCCTGGGCGACGTGGCCGATCAGATCGCGACATACGGCGGCATCAATGCCACTAACGACTTCCTGTACAAAGAAATTACCAGGTCAGTCCTCGGGAGGGGCAGCCGGCACCGCACAGTCATGGACCTGGCAGCCGAAGATGCCGCATGCCAGTTTGTAATGCGCTATGGCAATGACACCCTCCGTCTCAACCCGCTGACCACCGAGTATGATCAGCAGATCAGGCTGCTTGTTGATAAAGCCGTCCGATCGAGGGTAGATCAACGCTTCGGCTACGAGTTCACGCTACGCTGGATGCCCTTCGCCGGAGTGCCTCTCGAGGGCAGCGTCACCGCAGGCCGGCCTCATCCCCCGGGAGCCATGTCTATACAGACCTTCGTGACCATGCCCTATACGACAAAGATCACGATGGCCGGCCTGCGGAACCTGAACGAGCCTGACCTCGCATCCATAAACGAGAGCATCGTAGCGTACAGATCAGATAACGACTCAGCGAAATTACAGGCAGGCATCCATGAATCGCTTCAGCGGTGCCTCGCCAACTCTACTCGGGCCGAGGTGCAGGAAATCTGGGGCAACACCCTTGGCTCTCCCCGGGCTGAAGACCGCCGCATCGATCCGGCGAGCGCACTCGAAGCCTTCTCCACAAACCCGACTTCGGCAGACACACATGCGCTCGATGTCAGGAGCATGGGAGAAGATGCGATTGTACAGGCAGTCGTCTTCCAGAACCGGGACTCCCTCAATGCCCTGGCCGCAAGCTGCGCGGCTGAAATTGTGCAGAATGGGTCGGATTATCCGGCCATCGAGCAAAAAATCCTCTCCTGGCTGCTCACCCGGTATGAGCCTTCCCGGGCTAGGGTAACAATGTCAGTGTGGGTGGGCGGATGA
- a CDS encoding radical SAM protein, protein MDQLKMYEGTRSKFSHMTSAHPCFNEKAHFSTARIHLPVAPKCNIQCNFCNRKIDKCEHRPGVSSGVMTAEEAADKVDKVLTEIDNLKVVGVAGPGEALANDETLKALKLVHQRHPELIKCIATNGLLLPEKLPEILDAGVHSVTVTINAFDPKVGAQIYSWVRYHNKTYRGEEGAKLLVENQFKGVEMAAKAGLIVKVNTVLVPEINADQIEPIAKMAAEKGAVLMNIIPMIPLYKFANLRAPECSDLEQARAVAEKYLPQFRLCKQCRADACGVPGQEKSISPAQRRMGGEHYHA, encoded by the coding sequence ATGGATCAGCTGAAAATGTACGAAGGCACCAGGTCAAAGTTCTCTCACATGACCTCGGCGCACCCATGCTTCAACGAGAAGGCGCATTTCTCCACCGCGAGGATTCACCTGCCGGTAGCGCCCAAGTGTAACATCCAGTGTAATTTCTGCAACCGCAAGATCGACAAGTGCGAGCACCGCCCGGGCGTCTCGTCGGGCGTCATGACCGCCGAGGAGGCCGCCGACAAAGTCGACAAAGTCCTGACCGAGATCGACAACCTCAAGGTCGTCGGCGTGGCAGGCCCGGGAGAGGCACTGGCGAACGACGAGACTTTAAAGGCGCTCAAGCTCGTCCACCAGAGGCACCCCGAACTCATCAAGTGCATCGCCACTAACGGCTTATTGCTGCCGGAGAAGCTCCCCGAGATCCTTGATGCTGGCGTGCACAGCGTCACCGTCACCATCAACGCCTTTGACCCCAAAGTAGGCGCCCAGATCTACTCCTGGGTCCGCTACCATAACAAGACCTACCGGGGCGAAGAAGGCGCAAAGCTCCTGGTCGAGAACCAGTTCAAGGGCGTAGAGATGGCGGCCAAGGCCGGCCTGATCGTCAAGGTGAACACCGTCCTGGTGCCTGAAATCAACGCGGACCAGATCGAGCCCATCGCGAAGATGGCCGCCGAAAAGGGCGCCGTGCTCATGAACATCATCCCGATGATCCCGCTCTACAAGTTCGCCAACCTGAGAGCGCCGGAGTGCTCGGACCTTGAGCAGGCCAGGGCTGTCGCAGAGAAGTACCTGCCACAGTTCCGGCTGTGCAAGCAATGCCGGGCCGATGCGTGCGGTGTTCCGGGACAGGAGAAGTCCATCTCGCCGGCACAGAGGCGGATGGGCGGAGAGCACTATCACGCATAG
- a CDS encoding DUF7287 family protein — protein sequence MERSCTDNNGQISLDYLIGVTIFLLTFIFVFAFIPGMFSPFHSNSDEITMAADRTAAVLVENVLAAGGAGDKQPCILDAAAISQFTSDLSSPVSSVQLRQSLGLNTSSTTQYNLEVVIEEQGKPARVINNGQVPGTTNVGQSKRYALIRDPSGSGIDAYPGRAAIITVRVW from the coding sequence ATGGAACGGTCCTGCACTGACAATAACGGCCAGATAAGCCTCGACTACCTTATAGGTGTCACTATCTTCTTACTCACGTTTATCTTCGTCTTCGCCTTCATCCCGGGCATGTTCTCTCCTTTCCACTCCAACTCGGACGAGATCACCATGGCAGCCGACAGAACTGCCGCAGTGCTCGTCGAGAACGTGCTGGCGGCGGGAGGCGCGGGCGATAAGCAGCCTTGCATTCTGGATGCGGCAGCCATAAGCCAGTTTACCTCTGACTTATCCAGCCCTGTTTCTTCCGTTCAGCTCAGGCAGAGCCTCGGGCTGAACACCAGTAGCACCACCCAGTACAACCTTGAAGTAGTCATCGAGGAGCAGGGGAAACCGGCCAGAGTGATCAACAACGGTCAGGTACCGGGCACCACCAACGTGGGGCAGAGTAAACGGTACGCCCTCATAAGAGACCCCTCAGGGTCAGGCATCGACGCCTATCCGGGCAGGGCCGCCATTATTACAGTCAGGGTATGGTGA
- a CDS encoding glucose-6-phosphate isomerase family protein encodes MDRTLEFGGKQIEPDVRRLSDMREVIYDIDWLKSAPDEILYYMYRDLAMSRQDRSIILDHGLRYDITVIPPGRLGSEYVKTAGHYHPEIGNTGMTYPEVYEVLHGTAHYLLQRCDEGRIVDVVLIEAHEGDKVIIPPNYGHVTINPSNKELKMANWVSRNFSSIYEPYKKCGGAAYFELAGGKMVRNGRCDHQPDLRYLKPSNIGKVGFAKGREMYGLVRDIEKLGYLNSPGEYQWLWDEVLSDKNRVNAPIL; translated from the coding sequence ATGGACAGGACGCTCGAATTCGGTGGTAAGCAAATTGAGCCCGACGTGAGAAGGCTCAGTGACATGCGTGAAGTGATCTACGACATCGACTGGCTGAAGAGCGCGCCGGACGAGATACTGTATTACATGTACCGGGATCTGGCCATGAGCCGCCAGGATCGGTCGATTATACTGGACCATGGCCTGCGCTACGACATAACCGTTATTCCGCCCGGCAGGCTCGGCTCCGAATACGTCAAGACGGCGGGGCACTACCACCCGGAGATCGGGAACACAGGCATGACTTACCCCGAGGTCTATGAAGTGCTCCATGGCACCGCCCACTACCTGCTCCAGCGCTGCGACGAGGGCAGGATCGTAGACGTTGTCCTGATCGAAGCCCACGAGGGCGACAAGGTGATCATTCCACCGAACTACGGCCACGTGACCATCAACCCGTCTAACAAAGAGCTGAAGATGGCCAACTGGGTTTCCCGCAACTTTTCCTCCATTTACGAGCCGTACAAGAAGTGCGGCGGCGCAGCATACTTCGAACTGGCAGGGGGCAAGATGGTGCGCAACGGCAGGTGCGACCACCAGCCGGACCTGCGGTACCTGAAGCCTTCCAACATAGGCAAAGTCGGTTTCGCGAAGGGCAGGGAAATGTACGGCCTCGTCAGGGACATCGAAAAGCTCGGCTACCTGAACAGCCCCGGAGAGTACCAGTGGCTCTGGGACGAAGTGCTGAGCGATAAGAACCGGGTAAACGCCCCGATACTCTGA
- a CDS encoding DUF7289 family protein, with the protein MMPRLFNSDAVSESLSFILLTAIMLIAFFVVYSAGLPAYSTYLDQSHMTNVEQSFSIIAYNGNTVAMHKSPFSSSELKIFGGTLATRDAGYMDISYYGDTGGTSLIGSNNTTLKVLEYTKGTDRVAYIDGGVCRYYPTGSVMLTDPPIHTTPDSLIVPTITVYNSDVSVAGNGLTRILFLTPYYSKMSQTISLPTAASFDVKRIDIRMKSEYADAFGRYFAETLGFTQSEGPDGEVIVSKSYPSGIRLQLIQSYLTIEAN; encoded by the coding sequence ATGATGCCCCGGCTTTTTAACTCTGACGCAGTATCGGAATCTCTGAGCTTTATCCTGCTCACGGCGATCATGCTGATAGCGTTTTTCGTCGTCTACTCGGCGGGCCTTCCGGCCTACAGCACTTACCTCGATCAGAGCCACATGACCAACGTCGAGCAGAGCTTCAGTATCATCGCCTACAACGGCAACACCGTAGCCATGCACAAATCCCCCTTCTCCTCCTCTGAGCTGAAGATTTTCGGAGGCACGCTTGCCACCAGGGATGCCGGCTACATGGACATATCTTATTACGGTGACACCGGAGGAACAAGCCTGATCGGCAGCAACAATACCACCCTGAAGGTCCTGGAGTACACCAAGGGAACCGACAGGGTAGCCTACATCGACGGAGGCGTATGCCGGTACTACCCCACAGGCTCGGTCATGCTCACCGATCCCCCGATCCACACCACCCCGGATTCGCTGATCGTGCCGACGATCACGGTATACAACAGCGACGTGAGTGTGGCTGGCAACGGGCTGACCAGAATACTGTTCCTCACCCCGTACTACAGCAAGATGTCGCAGACCATTTCTCTGCCCACGGCGGCCTCGTTCGACGTGAAGCGGATCGACATCAGGATGAAGAGCGAATATGCGGATGCCTTCGGGAGGTATTTCGCGGAGACTCTGGGTTTCACCCAGTCCGAGGGACCTGACGGTGAAGTCATAGTCAGCAAATCGTACCCGTCCGGGATTCGGCTGCAGCTAATCCAGTCTTACCTGACGATAGAGGCGAACTAG
- a CDS encoding ZIP family metal transporter, with protein MTLTTILDAGFWGLVAGLGLFLGALAGYYMKLRHREIATIMGFGGGVLISILSFDLVEKAYVQAGFEIAAIGFLAGGIVFSTANWLLAKIGAQHRKRCGECVQQPGEEEHPGSGLSLFLGALVDGIPESLVIGLSLIGGGVIHFTTIAGFFLANVPQGLSSSSGMKDAGRSSRYVLGVWGGLALASGIAAVLGYGVLGGFPADTIALMSAFAAGGLLAMLTETMIPEAFHRASAFIGLITVIGFLAAFVMLKTGLH; from the coding sequence TTGACCTTGACAACAATCTTAGATGCAGGATTCTGGGGCCTTGTCGCTGGTCTCGGTCTTTTCCTGGGTGCACTGGCCGGCTATTACATGAAGCTGCGTCACCGCGAGATTGCCACGATCATGGGCTTCGGTGGCGGTGTCCTGATCTCGATCCTGTCTTTCGATCTTGTGGAGAAGGCATACGTGCAGGCGGGATTTGAAATCGCTGCCATCGGGTTTTTAGCCGGTGGCATTGTCTTTAGCACGGCCAACTGGCTGCTTGCAAAGATCGGGGCACAACACCGCAAGCGCTGCGGAGAATGTGTGCAGCAGCCCGGCGAGGAGGAACATCCCGGCAGCGGGCTATCGTTGTTTTTAGGTGCCCTGGTAGATGGCATCCCGGAGTCGCTGGTCATCGGGTTGAGCCTGATCGGGGGCGGCGTGATCCACTTCACTACTATCGCAGGGTTTTTCCTGGCAAACGTTCCCCAGGGACTTTCCAGCTCCTCGGGCATGAAAGATGCCGGACGATCTTCCCGCTACGTTCTCGGCGTCTGGGGAGGGCTGGCGCTTGCCTCTGGCATCGCGGCAGTATTAGGATATGGCGTTTTAGGGGGATTTCCGGCAGATACGATCGCATTGATGTCCGCGTTCGCCGCTGGCGGGTTATTGGCGATGCTGACAGAGACGATGATACCCGAAGCATTTCATCGGGCTTCCGCTTTCATAGGGCTGATTACTGTGATTGGTTTTCTGGCAGCCTTTGTCATGTTGAAGACAGGTCTTCACTGA
- a CDS encoding DUF7286 family protein: MKQWIDDDRARVPFVAIGVLMLLISSVVTVFLLSTEARIASAGTAEDAERDLSPALTLALSDIGSALNYAGMYAESEVGMTPVINASPGSRPGESPEKINEDRIRSLTYRQLAAYLESNYRGNFQYGDYSVTARIDGDQSSIQIIPCNMTLTRNLDHPVLPCQRDYTAYYILTVPVRLTVSKKDSDFTYTETKIVRALITSRYPLLQGMTEEYAERLNDTAMFADLTAASYAYTWARGYSQYFLGMPLNIVDNGDMALMANGANLLEQGYTFNSVDPLSLASLVYYCSGAEAHPSSVTNYSVLNTSKKDLPGNASSAPPRQYNFTIDDIVDRAYHNVTFGGYAESCYSGAYRVYMFLDATRERDYYTAEGNRTGIVEEPAIIRQVEPFCKGYQVPLTRTFRVYGHDANSIPYADRVTVNYVLSRYSSIEFYGAGKYMDSAERLDDPLLQPAFNDIQDPCTPLQYQKDLSFGRKAFTDNNLKDLIRQYEGSFDGPEGRFEENLLAAMRRRGDVNTLLPYGYTNPGYSFICGPGNNRPVWMEIEADYELKDLCQNLRQDIHVTLDPEEYGGSPAAMSSAAYAEMLRQFEEKYPSYLDQPAYATEIAGMNGSKQLLYRSCGSKAIFYVRRALLEDVRAQLDRAAGLSGDQINRTLDSSLSGTGLNSSDITTGAAQSRNYLDNNFYIQFGLPMTLNSSPEAAGGYPWKESVTLAIDQSPHYLYTDRYTDPETGYTTRPLKLRNICLFSLPAGFLDTEELSEAMAGPLLDCVDAMANSAIETGNETLVAETGALIDQISAGTKVELKKQIAQKINADPEAGDSISQADIDRAVDDAYARRGNNTTLIVEDLKNGQIGREVADDLIDASAEVVKKKAQEKADGYADEYTDYVSRRIREQVQNAEREAIRAVVDSVKGQVKGVINDFTQAAAEKVVQAGTEAAIGQAMSKIPSGIPLLPPYGWWATMNVWYIEVQGDIPYLTVYDADNEAVPNPIFGHEAPCYTRRWQTVTGPDGTLLGRNEPIRFCVKTSTFILVPPGPQGVGDKSGEWDEKSEGFEEAPTWP, encoded by the coding sequence ATGAAGCAGTGGATCGACGATGACCGGGCCAGAGTGCCTTTCGTAGCCATCGGGGTGCTCATGTTGCTGATATCTTCTGTAGTAACAGTATTCTTGCTGAGCACCGAAGCCAGGATCGCTTCGGCGGGCACCGCCGAGGATGCGGAGCGGGACCTCAGCCCTGCCCTGACGCTCGCCCTTTCGGACATCGGCAGCGCCCTCAACTATGCCGGCATGTACGCAGAATCAGAAGTGGGCATGACTCCGGTGATCAACGCCAGCCCGGGCAGCCGGCCGGGGGAGAGCCCCGAAAAGATCAACGAGGACAGGATACGCAGCCTCACCTACCGGCAACTCGCCGCATACCTTGAGTCCAACTACCGTGGCAACTTCCAGTACGGGGACTACAGTGTCACCGCCCGGATCGACGGAGACCAGAGTTCAATACAAATTATTCCCTGTAACATGACGCTGACAAGGAATCTTGACCACCCCGTCCTTCCATGTCAACGGGACTATACCGCCTACTACATCCTCACGGTGCCCGTACGCCTCACCGTAAGTAAGAAAGACAGCGACTTCACGTATACAGAGACAAAAATAGTCAGAGCGCTTATCACCTCCCGGTACCCGCTGCTGCAGGGCATGACGGAGGAATACGCAGAACGCCTGAACGACACGGCTATGTTTGCCGACCTGACCGCCGCATCCTACGCCTACACCTGGGCGAGGGGATACTCTCAGTACTTTCTGGGCATGCCCCTGAACATCGTGGACAACGGCGACATGGCACTGATGGCCAACGGGGCAAACCTGCTGGAGCAGGGCTACACCTTCAACTCCGTGGACCCGCTGAGCCTCGCAAGCCTGGTGTATTACTGCTCAGGTGCGGAAGCACATCCCTCGTCAGTCACCAACTACAGTGTCCTCAATACCAGTAAAAAGGACTTACCCGGGAATGCTTCATCCGCCCCGCCCCGCCAGTACAACTTTACCATCGACGACATCGTCGATCGGGCTTACCACAATGTCACCTTCGGCGGATATGCAGAGTCCTGCTATTCCGGCGCATACCGGGTATACATGTTCCTCGACGCAACCCGGGAGAGGGACTACTATACTGCAGAAGGCAATCGTACCGGGATCGTGGAAGAGCCTGCAATCATCCGCCAGGTCGAGCCATTCTGTAAGGGCTACCAGGTGCCGCTCACCCGGACCTTCCGGGTCTACGGCCATGACGCAAACAGCATACCGTATGCGGACAGGGTGACGGTAAACTACGTCCTGAGCCGGTACTCCTCCATAGAGTTCTACGGCGCCGGCAAATACATGGACTCCGCAGAGCGCCTCGACGATCCGCTGCTCCAGCCTGCCTTCAACGATATACAGGACCCCTGTACTCCCCTCCAGTACCAGAAAGACCTGAGCTTCGGGCGCAAGGCGTTTACGGACAACAACCTGAAAGACCTGATCCGGCAATATGAAGGCTCTTTCGACGGCCCGGAGGGCAGATTTGAGGAAAACCTCCTTGCAGCGATGAGGCGCAGAGGGGACGTCAACACCCTGCTGCCATACGGGTACACTAACCCCGGGTACTCCTTCATCTGCGGCCCGGGCAACAACCGGCCGGTGTGGATGGAGATCGAGGCCGACTACGAACTCAAGGACCTGTGCCAGAACCTGCGCCAGGACATACACGTCACTCTCGACCCGGAAGAGTACGGCGGCTCCCCCGCGGCCATGTCCTCCGCCGCTTACGCAGAAATGCTCAGGCAGTTCGAGGAGAAGTACCCTTCATATCTCGACCAGCCTGCTTACGCGACGGAGATCGCCGGGATGAACGGTAGTAAACAGCTGTTATACCGGTCCTGCGGAAGCAAAGCCATCTTTTACGTGCGCCGGGCGCTGCTGGAAGATGTCCGGGCCCAGCTGGACCGGGCAGCCGGGCTGTCCGGCGATCAGATCAACCGCACCCTCGATAGCAGCCTCAGCGGCACAGGCCTCAACTCCTCGGATATAACGACGGGTGCCGCACAGTCCAGAAACTACCTCGACAACAACTTTTACATACAGTTTGGCCTGCCCATGACGCTCAACAGCAGCCCCGAAGCAGCTGGGGGCTACCCCTGGAAAGAATCAGTGACGCTTGCGATCGACCAGTCTCCCCACTACCTGTATACCGATCGGTACACAGACCCGGAAACCGGCTATACCACCAGGCCTCTGAAGCTACGCAACATCTGCCTCTTCTCCCTGCCTGCCGGCTTCTTGGATACAGAAGAGCTCAGCGAGGCGATGGCCGGCCCGTTACTGGACTGCGTGGACGCCATGGCAAACTCCGCCATAGAGACCGGTAACGAGACGCTCGTAGCAGAAACAGGCGCTCTCATAGACCAGATCTCCGCCGGCACCAAAGTAGAGCTGAAAAAGCAGATAGCTCAAAAGATCAATGCAGACCCGGAGGCCGGAGACAGTATCTCGCAGGCAGACATAGATCGGGCAGTAGACGACGCCTACGCCCGCCGGGGAAACAATACTACTCTTATTGTTGAAGACCTGAAGAACGGGCAGATCGGCCGGGAAGTGGCTGACGACCTGATCGACGCCAGCGCGGAAGTTGTCAAGAAAAAAGCGCAGGAGAAGGCCGATGGCTACGCGGACGAGTATACCGACTATGTTTCCCGGAGGATCCGGGAACAGGTCCAGAACGCCGAACGGGAAGCCATCAGAGCTGTCGTAGACAGCGTCAAGGGCCAGGTCAAAGGCGTGATCAATGACTTCACCCAGGCCGCCGCCGAAAAGGTAGTCCAGGCGGGCACCGAAGCAGCCATAGGGCAGGCGATGTCTAAAATTCCGAGCGGAATACCACTGCTTCCACCCTATGGCTGGTGGGCCACGATGAACGTATGGTACATCGAAGTCCAGGGCGACATCCCTTACCTCACCGTGTATGATGCAGACAACGAGGCGGTCCCCAATCCCATTTTCGGGCATGAGGCGCCCTGCTATACCCGCAGGTGGCAGACCGTGACAGGCCCGGACGGGACTCTGCTCGGCCGCAACGAGCCCATACGGTTCTGCGTCAAGACTTCCACCTTCATTCTTGTTCCCCCTGGACCGCAGGGTGTTGGAGATAAATCGGGAGAATGGGACGAGAAGAGCGAGGGCTTCGAGGAGGCACCTACGTGGCCATGA
- a CDS encoding carboxypeptidase-like regulatory domain-containing protein — translation MHLKRIIVITFSLLGIAALLNNVAAMNNTFSIYGTVTEQNGTPIPGTNIRLIESSGGPISFDDPGFQSTVTDDQGRFSFVNVSTEADSCWITIHYPDHKQYFPPGKSLMSVPASGEQYVNITRIAVESDAPPGYNAAPGFEAMVAMICMIFICIFRNKK, via the coding sequence ATGCACTTAAAAAGAATAATAGTTATCACGTTCTCTTTACTAGGTATAGCTGCTCTATTAAATAACGTAGCAGCGATGAACAATACTTTTTCAATATATGGGACGGTCACAGAGCAAAATGGCACGCCCATCCCGGGAACGAACATCCGGCTAATTGAATCGAGCGGCGGCCCGATATCCTTTGACGACCCGGGATTTCAATCAACTGTTACAGATGACCAGGGCAGATTTTCATTTGTGAACGTCTCGACAGAAGCAGACAGTTGCTGGATTACCATCCATTATCCAGATCATAAGCAATATTTTCCGCCCGGGAAATCTCTGATGTCGGTACCGGCATCAGGGGAGCAGTACGTAAACATCACAAGAATTGCGGTTGAAAGCGATGCGCCGCCAGGATATAATGCTGCACCCGGTTTTGAGGCAATGGTGGCAATGATATGCATGATATTTATTTGTATATTTAGGAATAAAAAGTAA
- a CDS encoding DUF7288 family protein: MRDDRGQLHTIEGLAAAFIIIIVLSIVVQTTSVTPLSTSFTNQHVKLELQNMGNDILSTLDQTKLVNNSDPNVPSQLKKSIIDWSVYSYYDIYTWNNTTYVSATNASYAPLNTPLSSALTYAFANNGVAFNVEVSFPDKNGHVRLSKMIWNGDPSENSVTVSRLVVLHDGDNEIPVGDRYDNFMVLPDISPGTTLHNTAYVKLTMWVM; encoded by the coding sequence GTGCGAGACGACAGAGGACAACTTCACACGATCGAAGGCCTGGCGGCAGCGTTCATTATCATCATCGTACTATCCATCGTAGTTCAGACTACCTCTGTGACACCGCTCTCTACCTCGTTCACCAACCAGCACGTGAAGCTGGAGCTGCAAAACATGGGCAACGACATCCTGTCCACGCTGGACCAGACCAAGCTGGTGAACAACAGCGATCCGAACGTGCCCTCGCAGCTGAAGAAGAGCATCATCGACTGGAGCGTGTATTCCTATTACGACATCTACACCTGGAACAACACGACTTACGTCAGCGCCACAAACGCCAGCTATGCGCCTTTGAATACGCCGCTGTCCAGCGCGCTGACATACGCGTTCGCCAACAATGGCGTAGCCTTCAACGTAGAGGTTAGCTTCCCTGACAAGAACGGGCATGTGCGCCTGTCCAAGATGATCTGGAACGGCGACCCTTCGGAGAACTCGGTGACGGTTTCAAGGCTGGTGGTCCTGCACGACGGCGATAACGAGATCCCCGTCGGCGACAGGTATGACAACTTTATGGTACTGCCCGACATCAGCCCGGGCACGACCTTGCACAATACAGCATACGTAAAGCTGACTATGTGGGTGATGTAG